Genomic window (Aquimarina sp. BL5):
AGTAAGAAAGCCCGAGTAAACCCTAAAAACAAAAAGATCAAAAGTATTATAAACTACGCGAAAACTTTTGAAGGAACTCGATATAAATATGGAGGAACGACTAAAAAAGGAATGGATTGTTCTGGATTGATATATACATCATTTAAGAAAGGAGAAATCATACTGCCAAGGACTTCCAAAGCTATGGCTAAGCAAGGAAACAAAATTTCTCTAAAAAACGTGAAGATTGGTGATCTTTTATTTTTTAAGACTAACAAAAATAAAAATGTTGTAAATCACGTAGGATTGGTCGTTACTACTGGAAAGCGTATTGAATTTATACATGCATCTACTTCTAAAGGAGTAACCATATCAAGTCTTGAAGAAAAGTATTGGAATAAGTGTTTTGCGGGAGTTAGAAGGATTTTATAATCAATAAAACTTCTATTTCTTAGTAACTTTTTTGTTTTTTTCCCCTAAATAATTTTATATTAGTATACTATAAAACTCATTTTTATTATGGAATACTCTTTAGCGCCTTCAGAAGTAAAAAAAATTATCGATGCCAAAGTAAATGGAGAAGAATATGATGAAGAACAATTCATTTATTACCATCTGAATAGAAATCATTTTAATGTGAAAAAAGAAGTTACCACATTGACCCATTTGATGTCTAATAGATTTAGAGATAATAGAGGGTTCATATGGGAGGAAGCTCCAAGATTTAAGAATTGGTTTCATACTCCTAAACCTCAATATTTTGGTAGTCTTCTAGGATTCCAACCTTATAGTAGAAAATTCTTACGCCCTGATAATGAAACTGGCATTGGTGGTGAGTTTGAAATGATTATCCGTCATGACGGAAAAAGAATAGATGCACTAACACATGAAGGGTATCAAGAAACCTATAACTTCGGCCCGACATCAAATTCGTCTCTGCATATCCTTTTGGATGTGGATCCACACGGACCAAACCCTGATTATACTGTAAAAATAGATGCAGGAAGGGTCACGATTATAAACAGAGAAATGAAATTAACAAGACGAGGTCTAAGACCTGTTAATAGGCAATAATTAATAAAAATAAATTATCAATTTTATAGTATCTCCTAAAAATATATACAGTGTATAAAACGTTTTAGATACAGCTTACCGTAATTTTCGATTTAATTTAATATAGTTGTTGCTATTTAATCAACAAATCTTTTCCTTCTCCAAATCTTACTTTTAAGAAGATGCTCAAAAAATGCTCCCCTTAGGAACAATTTATATTGGGTATATCGCGCTATATAATTATCAAAGAAACACGTAAAATTATCTACGCTAATCTACACTAAAAACTTCTTTTATAACTTCTTTATTAAAAAAACCAAGATTTTACTGGTAACATATGCCTCTTAGATAACACGATTAATTGTAGGGACTAAAAACCCTCCACAATTAATCCTTTAGACTCTGTGCATAAATTACTTAATATTCCTTTCCTGATTCTTACTTTTTCATTGATCATTGGAATCGTCTTTGGTTATTATACTTCTGTTAACATTAGGTCAGTGTCCATGTACCTAACAATATCATTCATAGGTTTGGCAATTTCTTGGTGGTATGCAAAAAAGCCATTTCATAGTTCTAATGCTTTTAGTGTTTTTGTAATCATCACTTTTATTTTTTTCGGAATTATCTTAGTACAAATTCACCATCCTAAAAACGACCCAAATCATTACACAAATCTATCTACGAATGAATACCAAGCAACTCCAGTAACGATCCGTTTTTATATTAAGGAAAGACTAAAACCTACCTCCTACTATGAAAAGTATGTAATTACTCTCCAATCAATCGAAAACAAAAAGGTAATAGGATATCTACTGTTACAAATACCTAAAAAGAACCTAGAAACACCTCTTACAACTGGAGAATCCTATCTAACGTATTCTAAAATACAATCTATCTCAAAACCCCTAAATCCTAATCAATTTGATTATGCACATTATCTATCCCAACAATATATTTTTCACAAAGTCACAATTGGTTTTAACCAGTTAATATGTACGAAAGCTTCAGTAATTTCTATCTATCGTATAGCCGCTTTCATTAGGAATGATATCAATCAAAAACTTGCTCGTTATCATTTTACCCAAAAACAGTTATCCATTATCAATGCATTACTTTTAGGACAAAGACAGAATATTGATAGTGAAACTTTCGCAGATTACAGAGATGCGGGTGCCATTCATATCCTTGCAGTTTCGGGATTACATGTTGGCATACTTCTTATAATACTAAACCTTATTCTTAACCCTCTGAACAGATTTCGGAAAAATGGTAAGATTATCAAAACCTTTATCATCATTTTATTACTTTGGTGTTTTGCAGTTATCGCAGGTTTATCCCCGTCTGTTCTTAGAGCTGTAACTATGTTTTCTTTTATCGCAATAGGAATGCATATTCGATCCAAAACCAGTATTTATAATGCATTGATTGTCTCGATGTTTATATTATTATGCTTACGTCCGTTATTGCTATTTTCTGTCGGATTCCAACTAAGCTATTTAGCTGTATTTGCAATTGTATGGATACAGCCATCTATTGCCAAATTATACAGACCTAAATTTTATATTGACAAAGTATTATGGGAAACTTTCACAGTTACTATAGCTGCTCAACTAGGCCTCTTACCTTTAACATTATTTTATTTCCATCAATTTCCACTTTTGTTTTTTATAGCGAACCTTGTGATCATTCCCGTATTAGGAATCATACTCGGTTTTGGAATATTAGTAATCATATTAGCAGAAGTTAAGATATTACCTAATTGGATAGCATCCACTTTTGGAAATTGTATAAATGCAATGAATTATGTTGTCCATTGGGTATCAAAACAAGAAACTTTTTTAGTAACACATATTTCATTTTCCTGGAGAATGCTCTTAATTGGCTACATTCTTATAATCTCGTTGATATTTGCGTTTAAAAAGTTTAATCTAAGGAGAATCGTAGTCTTCATAGTAAGTATAATTCTTTTGTTGTTTAATTTGATGTATGAAAAACAACAAAATAATGAAAAGGAAGAGCTGATTGTTTTTCATAACCAACGTAATACAACTCTAGGCATGCTGCAAAACCAATCTCTCACTATTTACAGCAAAGATTCTATTTCTACTATGTCTAAAAATTTTTTATTGAATGGTTATCTCATCGAAAACAACTCTCGGTTTACCGCTAATAAAAAGTTAAACAATGTTTATAGTTATAAGGAGAAAACAATGCTAGTAATAGATAGTATTGGTATTTATAATATCAAAGAACTACATCCTGATGTTGTTATTTTAACCAACTCTCCAAAAATTCATTTAAATAGAGTAATCGAAACGCTACAACCTAAACAGATTATTGCTGATGGAAGTAACTACAGAAGCTATCTTGATAAATGGGAACTAACATGTAAGCAAAAAAAAATCCCTTTTCATCGCACTGATAAAAAGGGAGCATATATTTTTAAATAAATATAATTTACAATATAATATCTTTTAGGTCAGATACCTCTGCCAATAATTGTTCTTCTGGCATTTCCATAACTTGCTTAACAATTTTATGAAGGTCAGGAATTACTGTTCTTGCTAATTTCGTAGGACTATTAAAAAGGATTGTAATCCCAAGGTCTTCCTGAGGAAATATAGCAATTTCACTTCTATAACTATTTACGTGACCTCCGTGATGAATCATTCTATTTGATTCTCCTGTTTCTCTATTTTTAAAATCATGAATACGCCATCCATGAGCATAGTGTGATCCTTGATGACCGTCCCATCTCTGATAATATTTCCTTTTACCAGGAAGGTTAATCACCGGATTAAAAACATTCTTTAAGCCATCTGCGCTCATCACATTAGGATTATGGCCTAACAAAAATCGCATCCATTTAGCCATATCTGTTACACTGGCATTCACTCCTCCGGCTGGAATAGCATTATAATACTTTTGATTTAGTTTTAAAGACTTCCAACGTCGTCTACCATATTTTCTATGGGGCATTGCTACATTAGTAGATAGTTTTAATGAATTATAATCTGTAGAAGCAGTATTCATGTTAAGTGGCTTAAAAATCTTTTCTGCAATTGCATCGCCATATGATTTGCCAGTCACTTTTTCTATCATCTCGCCGCTAAGCGCAAATACAGCATTTTGATAACTATATATTTTTCCTGGCTTGTCGATTGTTGGAATACTTTTAAACTGACCTGCAATTGTATTTAAGTCTACACCATCTTCAACTAGATTGGTAAAACTATGATAAGGTAGTCCTGATGAATGAGATAATATATGCGAAAGTGTTACACTATCTGTCCATTTTCTACTCGCCAACTGAAAGGATGGGACATAATCATGTACTTTATCTTCCCAATTAAGTAATCCTTCTTCCACATACATTCCAGAAAGCACACCTGCAAACCCTTTAGAAACTGATCCAATTCTAAAAAGAGTTTCTGCATTTATAGTATCATTTAGGGAAGCATTTCTTTTTCCAAAACCGCCTAAATAGATAACCGAATCACATTTCACTATACCAACACCAGCTCCAACAATCTTATGTTGCTTTAATGCTTGATTAAAATAAGATTCTATGGCTTCCACCAAAAGTTCTTTTTGCATATCCGAAATCGGATTCTTAAAAAAGTCTGTAGATGATTGAACTTGACTTAGTTCTTTAGAAGGTTTGGGAGGATCTATCTTATTAGCAGAAATAAGAGGAAAAAGCAATCCAATTAATAACAGCATTGAAGGGGCAATGATGAAGCGTTTTTTCATAATAGGTTAAGCTCAGTTGAATATTTAAAACTTTAAAAAATAGGGAGGGTTTTAAATACTTTTATTAAACGATTTGGTTTATTATTTATTTCAATTTTGATCAAATATAACGATTATGTGCAAATATCATCGTTGAAATACGTTTTTTTACAAAATTTAACATTTATTTATTTAACAATCTACGTTTTTAGCATTTTTTTGTAAGAAAAAACTCTCTTTAATGGAATTATAATTTACATGTTGCACCAATTTAACTCAGGTTATTTACAAAAAACACAGTAGCCTGTAAGTATGACTTATCTATTTGCGACAATTATTAAAAAATACTATGAAAAGAGGTCTTTTATTATTGGTACTGATTATTGGTGTTATGTTTACTAGTAATGCACAACAAATAAACACAATCCCTACAAAACAGATTCGTCAATTACCAAGTGGGTGGCATAAGTTTATTTCTGAAGGCGTAACCTTTGATGTAGAAGTACTAAATGGCACTTTAATTAAAGGGAATGTTTTTTGGTTTGACACAGCTACATACTCAGGTACCTTTTATAATAACCAAGTTTCGGGAAGAGGAACCTATACATGGCCTAATGGCGATCGTTATGAAGGTTCATTTAGAAAAAATCAAATGAACGGCAAAGGAACCTTATACAAAACTGATGGGTCTAAACATCAGGGAAAATGGAAACACAACAAGAAAAATGGAAAAGGAAAAGTCTTTGGTAGTAACGGCACTATAGTCAAGCAAGGTCTTTGGAAAGAGGGTGAGTATATTGATAAAATCATCAAAAAATAATATGTACATATATCTCAATAAAAGAAACACATCTTACACTCAAACCAGTTTTATATCTTCTTTAAACAGAGTATGTATATATTCTGCGTGAATATCAGCATTATGTTTACTCTCAAGACAATGAAATAATAGGTGAATTAACCCGTAATCTCCTAAACAATCACGATACTCGTCCTGATCTTTATTTTTTACCCAAAGAATAAAACTACACAAATGTCCTATCTCACCTAATTTCTCAGGTTTCTTTAAACATTTTTTAAACTTACTTAAATCCATAAGAGCATATTCATCATACTTTTGCTTACAAAAGTTATAATCGAATGTGTGCTTATAAGATCTAAGCTTCCTGTTCTGTATTTCATACTTAATACCGCTCATAAGGCATATTTCTTCTATTAGGTATTGGTGCTATGCATATACTCTGTTTTACTCTATAATAGCAAAACGCACTCCATAATTGTGTTTTTAAGATTCTTTTAATGAAGTTTAACGAACCTCTATGATTAGGAATAATTCCAAAACAAAGATACAAAATTAGGAATAATTCCTAGTATGTTTAGCTATTTTATTTTCTAGAATCAGCTATGAAATAGGATAAAAAAATAGTGGAGTAGCATAGTATCAGAAAAGTAGATTGGGTTACCTTACTTATTAAACCAATCAATAAAATTCAAAAAAAAAACTTCTTTTACCAATTATGATAAAAGAAGTTTTTTCTAGTAAAGTATTTTTTTTAATTACTAAATGTACTCACAAATGATTGTTCATATTGCTGCCAAGCTTCTGCACTAGTCAATTTTTTATATTCATCTGTATGAATCATCTTTAGATAAATCTCTAGCTGTTGTGGTGTCTTATATCCTACAACAGGTGCTATTAAATTTCCTTTTTCATCAAAAAAGACTATACTTGGATATCCGCTGATTTTTAATGCATTCGCAAAAAAATGTTGGCTGTTTCTTCCTTTTCTATCTGGATTATGATTAGGATTGGTGTAAGTAAAATCATTATAACGAATTTCCTCGGTTCCTTCGCCATTAAACTTCACAGCATAATAATTGGAATTCACGTATTCAACCACATCTTTATTATGAAAAGTATTCTTGTCCAATAATTTACAAGGTCCACACCAATTGGTATACACATCCATAAAAATTTTCTTCGGAGTTTTCTTTTGCGCCTCCAATGCATCGTTCATCGACATCCATTTTATCTCTTGTGCCTGGGTAGGCAAAACAAAAAGAAATCCAATTAGAAAAAGTAGGTTTTTCATGTGCTTAAAATTTGTATTTATACATTAGTCGAAACAAAAACTGTTCCTTATTAAAAACTTTACCCGTTTTGGGTAACGGGTAAAGTAGTATTTTTAGTATTAACGAATTCCGTGCATCATTCTCAATAATGTTTTATTAAGAATTAACATCACTAATCCAGCTGCAACGGGTATCACTGTGAACATTAAAAAGAAAATGCTCATTCCATATTCATCTACAATAGGGTCTATAAAACTACCTGTTACTCCCGCAGCTAAATTCGCTATAAAATTAGCGACAAACCAGATCCCAAACATTAACCCAACAAACTTAACTGGTGCTAATTTACTAACATATGATAGACCTACTGGCGATATACAAAGTTCACCCAGTGTATGAAATAAATATGCTAATATTAAAAAGATCATGCTCACAGACGCTGTTTTTGCTCCTAATGGAATACCCATAGAACCAAAAGCCAATATTCCAAATCCTAAACCTAAAAGCATTAATCCGATTGCAAATTTTACAGGTCCAGTTGGATTGTATTTACTTTGCCATATTTTAGAAAAAAGTGGTGCAAATGCTATAATAAAGAACGAGTTTAATATCCCAAACCAAGAAGCTGGAACATCAGTAGAATCAGCAACAAACTCTCTTTGTAACATCCATATTACAATACCCCATATAATTGCAAATCCAACTCCTAACAAAATATTAGACAAAGAATACTTTCCAAATGTTTGTTTAAACAACATGGCTAATACCCAAGTGATTATTAGCATAGGAACCACCGTTAACACCGCATTTGATATCTTAAAAATCATTGCTCCATCACCTTCTAGAACTCTATCAGTGTAATCTGAAGCAAATATGGTCATAGAACCACCTGCTTGTTCAAATGCCCACCAAAAAAATATTACAAAGAATGAGAAAACTCCAATCACTATTAATCGATCTCTAGTAACTTTTGATTTTTTAGATTCATCAATTACATCTTCAATTGCATCCTGGGTATCTTCTATTGAATCTTCTATTACATCATCTAAATCTTCCATTTTTTTAGGCGAAATTCCAATATTAGCAAAAATCCCTTGTGCAAAATAAAACTGTAGCATTCCTACAAACATAAAAATTCCAGCTAGCCCAAACCCATAGTGCCATCCTACTTTCTCTCCAATATATCCACAAAGCAAAATTCCAAGAAAAGCACCTGCATTAATCCCCATATAAAAAATGGTGTACCCTGCGTCTTTTTCTTTTCCTTGAGTTTTATATAACTGACCAACCATTGAAGAAATATTTGGTTTGAAAAGTCCATTACCAATAATTAGAAGCCCTAATCCAGCATAAAAGAATAAGTCTGCAGTAACCTCTAAAGCCATTGATGCATGACCTAATGTCATTAATAGCGCTCCTAAAATAACAGCGTTTCTATACCCCATAATTTTATCAGCTATCAAACCACCTAAAATTGGAGTGATATAAACCAATCCCGTATACCATCCATAAAGCAATAATGCACTATCTCTTTCCCAGCCCCAGCCGCCATCTACGATAGAAGCTACAAGAAATAAAACAAGTAAAGCACGCATTCCATAATAAGAAAAACGTTCCCACATTTCTGTAAAAAAGAGAACAAAAAGCCCTGAAGGATGTCCTAAAACGGTTCTTTGGTTTATCTCTGAACCTCCAAATTTAAATTCCATATTCAATTATTAAGTTAGTAAAATTTATGAGTTGTTTAATGATTTATAAGTTCGTTTTAATAAAATTAGTCATCTTATTATACAGATGTAATCGAGTGTTACCTCCGTAAATTCCATGATTTTTATCAGGATATATTGCCCAATCAAAATCTTTGTTTTTCTGCACCAATGCTTCAATTAAACGCATCGTATTCTGTACATGTACATTATCATCTGCACTACCGTGTACTAATAAAAATTTACCTTTTAACCCATCTACAAAATTGATTGGAGAATTATCATCATATCCTTTTGCATTCTCCTGTGGAGTCATCAAATATCGTTCCGTATAGATAGTATCATAAAACCTCCAACTAGTAACCGGAGCTACTGCTATTGCCATTTTAAAAGTATCTGGAGCCTTAAATAAACAGTTACTAGACATAAAACCTCCGTAACTCCATCCCCATATTCCAATTCTTGATGCATCGATATAGTCTAGTGCTCCTAATTGCTTTGCTGCTGCAATCTGATCCTGAACTTCTAAATTCCCTAAATCATTCTGAGTAACTTTCTTAAACTTTGCTCCTTTAAAACCAGTACCTCTTCCATCTATACAAACAACAATGTATCCTTGCTGCGCTAACATCATATACCAATAATCGTTGCTTCTGTTCCAAGAATTACTAACCGATTGAGATCCTGGTCCAGAATATTGATACATAAACAATGGGTACTTCTTAGCAGGATCAAAATCCTTTGGTTTAATCGTCCACATATTTAATGTTTCGCCATTAATATCTATAGTAGAAAATTCTTTTGGTCTTACATCGTATTGTCCAAGCTTATCTAATAACCCTTTGTTGTTTTTAATCTCACGAATTACCGCTCCATCCGCGGCATTATTTAAGGTAAATTCAAAAGGAGTAGATGCACTTGAGAAATAATTGATGTATTGACTGAAATCTGCACTGAAATCTGCATCATTGGTTCCTTCTTTAGTACTTAATCTCTTTTTGTTTTTTCCATCTAAACCAATTGAATAAATATCTCTATTGATATTCTTATTTTCTACACTCTGATAAAAAATGCTTTTATTTTTAGCATCGTATCCATAATAATCAGTTACTTCCCAAGAACCAACAGTAACCTGATTAATCAATTCTCCTGTTTCTTTATAGTGATAGATATGGTTATATCCGTCCTTTTCACTAGTCCATATAAAACTATTGTCTTCTAGAAAAGTTAGATTATCCGTAATATCGATGTAAGCTTCATCTTTTTCATTTAGAACAACCTTTGGAGTTTTTGTTTTAGCATCTACAAAAATTAAATCCAGATTATTTTGGTGTCTATTTAAAACTTGTACACTCAAAATATCTGGATTGGAAGACCATTTTATTCTAGGAATATAGAAGTCTTTATAATCACCTAGATTTACTTTATCTAAAGACATGCTTCCTAAATCGGCTATATGCAATGAAACTTCTGCATTTTTTTCTCCAGCTTTAGGATATTTAAAAACATCTTGTTTTTGATATAACTCAGCCCCGTATACATCCATAGAAAATTCTGGAACATCTTTCTCGTCGAATCTTATAAAAGCCACTTTATTGCTATCAGCACTCCAATCAAATGCTCTTACAAAAGCAAATTCTTCTTCATATACCCAATCCGTAATACCATTTATAATCTCATTCTTCTTACCGTCATCAGTTAGCTGGATCTCCTCTCCGCTTACAAAATTCAGCACAAAAATATTATTATCAAATACATATGCCAATTTGTTTCCGTCAGGAGACAAAGCTGGAGACTGTATTTTCTTATCACTAATTTTGAAACTACTATTAGAAGGAACATCAAAAATATGATAAATCCCTCTTGAAGAACGGCGATAGATTTGTTCTAGTTCGCTAGAAAGTAAGACTCTTTTTTCATCTTTACTAAATTCGTACCCTTGAATATATTTAAGGTCATCTATATTAGATGATTTTATTAATGTATTTGCTTTTTCTCCAGTAGCATAGTCATAGACTTCAATGGATGTATCTCCACTAGTATTGTCTCTTTCTAAAACAGAATACTCCTTCCCATTATTCATAGAGTGCAAAGATTGCAACCTTTCTGCTCTAAAAGTTCCTCCCCATATTTCTTCTAGAGTAAAAGCTTTGTCCTGTGCAATGGTCACAGTGCTTAATAATATTATAATTCCAAAAAACAATCTGGTTATTCTCATATTGTACTTTTATAAAAAATTGTTAGCGCCAAGAATACTAAAAAATCCGTGAAAAATACAACAATTGACGTTAAATACAATAAAAAGCTTCCCGAGAAACGAATATTTATTAGCATATCATCAACCAAACCGCTATAATTCATGAGATACTATAATTTGAAAATATGTAAGCAAAAGCATTTTAAGAATTGGTAAAACTGTTTGATAAAAAACAGAATAGTATATTTGAAGCCTGACAGTAAAAAAATAATATGGCTCCAGTGGTTTCAGGCTTTTCTAAGCTTTCTAAATCTGATAAAATTAAGTGGTTGGTTGAACATCATTTTAACAATGACCAAAATACGGTTAGCACCCTAAAAACGTATTGGAATTCTGATCATAAACTTCAGCAATTGCATGATGAATTTACAGAAAACACCATTTCTAATTATTATTTACCTTTTTCTGTAGCACCTAATTTTTTGATTAATGGTAAACGCTTTACCATCCCAATGGCTATAGAAGAAAGCTCTGTAGTTGCCGCTGCAAGTAAAGCAGCAAAATTTTGGCAGCATAGAGGTGGGTTTAAAGCAGAAGTATTATCAACTGTAAAAGTTGGACAAGTACATTTTACATATACAGGAGATCTCCAAAAACTAAAAACATTTTTCGATAGCATTAAAGCTGAGCTTATTTCATCCGCTTCTCACATCACTAAAAACATGGAGAAACGCGGTGGAGGCATTATAGATATAGAACTTAGGGATAAATCTTCGGAAATTGAAAATTACTATCAGCTGCATTGCACATTTGGCACAGCTGATGCTATGGGAGCTAATTTCATCAATTCTTGTTTGGAGCAATTTGCTGATTTTTTAACCAAAGCAGCTTCTGAATATAATGACTTTTCTGAAGCAGAGAAGAACATAGAAATTATTATGAGTATTCTCTCTAATTATGTTCCGGAATGCTTGGTTAGGACATATGTTTCCTGCCCTGTAAATGAGCTACCTAAAGTAGGAGAATTATCTCCTCTACAATACGCAGAGAAATTTGTAAGAGCAGTCCAAATTGCAAAAGTAGAACCTTATAGAGCCGTGACACATAATAAAGGTATTATGAATGGTATTGATGCGGTTGTATTAGCGACTGGAAATGATTTTAGGGCTATAGAAGCGGGAGCACATGCATTTGCTTCAAAAGATGGACAATATACAAGTCTAACAAATGCTAAAATTGAGAATGATGTTTTTCATTTCTCAATAGAAATACCATTGGCTCTTGGTACGGTTGGCGGACTAACCGCACTACATCCTTTGGTAAAATTAGCTTTACACCTACTTGGAAGTCCGAACGCTAAAAAACTTATGGAGATTACAGCTGTGGCAGGTCTTGCCCAGAATTTTGGCGCGATTAACTCACTTATTACCACAGGAATCCAGCAAGGGCACATGAAAATGCATCTAATGAATATCCTAAATCAGTTTCAAGCCACCAATGAAGAAAAGGAACAATTAGTAAACTATTTTAAAACGAATACAGTAACACATAGTGAGGTAGTACAACAAATCGAAAAACTGAGACGTTAACAAGTTGATGAAAAAATCTTTTTATAGCCACGGTAAACTTCTTCTAACTTCAGAATATCTTGTTCTTGATGGTATCAAAGCACTTGCTTTACCAACAAAAAAAGGTCAATGGTTAGTTGTTGAAGAAAATGATGAAAAAAGCATTATTTGGAAAAGTCTTGATAACGAAGGTAACTATTGGTTTGAAACCAAAATCAAACTGCCTTTACATCTATCTGAAACCACAAATACATCCGAAAAATCAATTCTAACCGATGAGGAGGGACTAGGTATTTCTGAAACACTTCTGGAAATTCTACAAGCTGCTAAAGAGCTGAATCCTAATTTCCTTTCTAAA
Coding sequences:
- a CDS encoding hydroxymethylglutaryl-CoA reductase, degradative is translated as MAPVVSGFSKLSKSDKIKWLVEHHFNNDQNTVSTLKTYWNSDHKLQQLHDEFTENTISNYYLPFSVAPNFLINGKRFTIPMAIEESSVVAAASKAAKFWQHRGGFKAEVLSTVKVGQVHFTYTGDLQKLKTFFDSIKAELISSASHITKNMEKRGGGIIDIELRDKSSEIENYYQLHCTFGTADAMGANFINSCLEQFADFLTKAASEYNDFSEAEKNIEIIMSILSNYVPECLVRTYVSCPVNELPKVGELSPLQYAEKFVRAVQIAKVEPYRAVTHNKGIMNGIDAVVLATGNDFRAIEAGAHAFASKDGQYTSLTNAKIENDVFHFSIEIPLALGTVGGLTALHPLVKLALHLLGSPNAKKLMEITAVAGLAQNFGAINSLITTGIQQGHMKMHLMNILNQFQATNEEKEQLVNYFKTNTVTHSEVVQQIEKLRR